A part of Sulfurifustis variabilis genomic DNA contains:
- a CDS encoding type 1 glutamine amidotransferase has translation MKPVAIFRHAAHEGPGYLAEFLDRRAIPRVLVRIDQNDAVPSSVDRFSGLVFMGGPMSVNDSLPWIPKALALIGRAVEADVPVLGHCLGGQLMARALGATVTRNPVREIGWFPVTAVDGPAALEWLDGLPREFPMFHWHGETFALPQGAVRLLASAACSNQAFVRGPHLGLQCHVEMTPSMIADWVRESDGELESAATVQSGEEMLRDAPARTQALHRVADVLYGRWVQGLA, from the coding sequence ATGAAGCCCGTCGCGATCTTCCGTCATGCGGCCCACGAAGGCCCCGGTTACCTCGCCGAGTTCCTCGACCGCCGCGCAATCCCCCGCGTCCTGGTGCGCATCGACCAGAACGACGCCGTGCCTTCCAGTGTAGACCGGTTCTCCGGGCTCGTATTCATGGGCGGCCCGATGAGCGTCAACGACAGCCTGCCCTGGATCCCGAAGGCGCTCGCGCTCATCGGCCGGGCGGTCGAGGCCGACGTGCCGGTACTCGGGCACTGTCTCGGCGGACAGCTCATGGCCAGGGCGCTCGGCGCGACAGTCACCCGCAATCCCGTCAGAGAGATCGGGTGGTTTCCGGTGACGGCGGTCGACGGCCCCGCGGCGCTCGAGTGGCTCGACGGCCTCCCGCGCGAGTTTCCCATGTTTCACTGGCACGGCGAGACCTTCGCGCTTCCACAGGGAGCCGTGCGTCTGCTCGCTTCCGCGGCCTGCTCCAACCAGGCGTTCGTCCGAGGCCCGCACCTCGGGCTCCAATGCCACGTCGAGATGACCCCGTCGATGATCGCCGACTGGGTGCGGGAATCGGACGGGGAGCTCGAGTCGGCGGCTACCGTGCAAAGCGGCGAGGAAATGCTTCGCGATGCACCGGCGCGCACGCAGGCCCTGCACCGGGTGGCGGACGTGCTTTACGGCCGCTGGGTGCAGGGCCTTGCCTGA
- a CDS encoding proline--tRNA ligase — MRTSQYLLATVKETPADAEVVSHKLMLRAGLVRKLAAGLYTWLPMGLRVLRKVERIVRDEMDRAGAQEVLMPAVQPAELWQESGRWEKYGPELLRLKDRHHREFCFGPTHEEVITDLIRREIKSYRQLPANFYQIQTKFRDEIRPRFGVMRAREFLMKDAYSFHADVASLEETYRVMYETYSRIFARLGLAFRPVEADTGAIGGYASHEFHVLADSGEDAIAICSNCDYAANVELAPARAPVGKRPAPAQPMQAIDTPGQHTIDEVSRYLQVDASRTVKTLLVRGTGGVVALALRGDHELNAVKAEKLPQVEKPLRFVTPAEVELAAGCEPGSIGPVGLRVAVIADEAAARLADFVCGANANGRHLVNVNWGRDLPEPEVADLRNVVAGDPCPADGCQGTLSIRRGIEVGHIFQLGTKYSEALQATVLDEGGRAVVMPMGCYGIGVSRVVAAAIEQNHDERGIRWPDAIAPYRVALVPIGYHKSPAVREAVDRLYADLRAAGHEVLLDDRNERPGVMFADMDLIGIPHRLVLGDKGLANGTIEYKARTAEAARELPLASLLPELKRLFANPAAPG; from the coding sequence ATGCGCACCTCCCAATACCTGCTTGCCACCGTCAAGGAGACGCCCGCCGACGCGGAGGTCGTCTCGCACAAACTCATGCTGCGCGCCGGCCTCGTTCGAAAGCTCGCGGCCGGTCTCTACACCTGGCTCCCGATGGGGCTGCGCGTGCTGCGCAAGGTGGAGCGGATCGTGCGCGACGAAATGGACCGCGCGGGCGCCCAGGAAGTGCTCATGCCGGCGGTGCAGCCGGCCGAGCTGTGGCAGGAATCGGGGCGCTGGGAAAAGTACGGCCCCGAGCTGCTGCGCCTCAAGGACCGCCACCACCGGGAGTTCTGCTTCGGCCCGACGCACGAGGAGGTCATCACCGACCTCATTCGCCGCGAAATCAAGAGCTACCGTCAGCTGCCGGCGAACTTCTACCAGATCCAGACCAAGTTCCGCGACGAGATTCGCCCGCGTTTCGGCGTCATGCGGGCGCGCGAGTTCCTGATGAAGGACGCCTATTCGTTCCACGCCGACGTGGCGTCGCTGGAAGAGACCTATCGCGTGATGTACGAGACCTACTCGCGCATCTTCGCGCGCCTCGGGCTGGCGTTCCGCCCGGTCGAGGCCGACACGGGCGCGATCGGCGGATACGCCTCCCACGAGTTCCACGTGCTTGCCGATTCCGGCGAGGACGCGATCGCGATCTGCTCCAACTGCGATTACGCGGCGAACGTCGAGCTCGCGCCCGCGCGGGCGCCGGTCGGCAAACGTCCCGCGCCCGCGCAGCCGATGCAGGCGATCGACACGCCCGGTCAACACACCATTGACGAGGTGAGCCGGTATCTCCAGGTGGACGCCTCGCGCACCGTCAAGACGCTGCTCGTGCGCGGCACCGGCGGAGTCGTCGCCCTCGCGCTGCGCGGCGACCACGAACTGAACGCCGTGAAGGCCGAGAAGCTGCCGCAGGTGGAAAAGCCGCTGCGGTTCGTGACGCCGGCGGAGGTCGAGCTCGCGGCCGGGTGCGAGCCGGGCTCCATCGGGCCGGTCGGACTCCGGGTCGCCGTGATCGCCGACGAGGCGGCCGCGCGCCTCGCCGACTTCGTCTGTGGCGCAAACGCCAACGGCCGGCATCTCGTGAACGTGAACTGGGGCAGGGACCTGCCCGAGCCCGAGGTCGCGGACCTCCGAAACGTCGTCGCCGGCGATCCCTGCCCGGCCGACGGCTGCCAGGGAACGCTTTCGATCCGCCGCGGGATCGAGGTCGGGCACATCTTCCAGCTCGGGACGAAGTACAGCGAAGCCTTGCAGGCGACCGTGCTGGACGAAGGCGGGCGCGCGGTCGTGATGCCGATGGGCTGCTACGGCATCGGCGTCTCGCGCGTGGTCGCGGCCGCCATCGAGCAGAACCACGACGAGCGCGGCATCCGCTGGCCGGACGCCATCGCCCCTTACCGGGTCGCACTCGTCCCGATCGGTTACCACAAGTCGCCGGCGGTGCGTGAAGCGGTCGACCGGCTCTATGCCGATCTCCGCGCGGCCGGACACGAGGTGTTGCTGGACGACCGCAACGAGCGCCCGGGCGTGATGTTCGCCGACATGGATCTCATCGGCATACCGCACCGGCTGGTGCTCGGCGACAAGGGTCTCGCGAACGGCACGATCGAGTACAAGGCCCGGACCGCGGAGGCGGCGCGCGAGCTGCCGCTCGCCTCGCTCCTCCCCGAGCTCAAGCGCCTTTTCGCGAACCCCGCTGCCCCCGGCTGA
- a CDS encoding DUF302 domain-containing protein: MLRTSLTGLFIAAILSAPAVVRAGGPTPGPIARYAVEGEFDIVRDDVLLAIQGRGLVVDHTSHIHNMLERTGKDLGTTKTVFRQAEAYSFCSAVVSRKMMEADAHNIAFCPYVITVYALPNEPKRVYVAFRRPTAVGSEASKKSLKAVEDLLDGIVREALNIK, encoded by the coding sequence ATGTTGCGCACCTCGCTGACCGGGCTCTTCATCGCGGCGATTCTCTCCGCGCCGGCTGTCGTTCGTGCCGGGGGCCCGACTCCCGGACCGATCGCGCGATACGCCGTCGAGGGCGAGTTCGACATCGTCAGGGACGACGTGCTGCTCGCCATTCAGGGCCGAGGTCTGGTGGTCGACCATACCTCGCACATCCACAACATGCTCGAGCGCACCGGCAAGGACCTCGGCACGACAAAAACCGTTTTCCGCCAGGCCGAGGCCTACTCGTTCTGCAGCGCGGTCGTCTCGCGCAAGATGATGGAGGCCGATGCGCACAACATCGCCTTCTGCCCGTACGTCATTACGGTGTACGCGCTGCCGAACGAACCGAAGCGGGTCTATGTCGCCTTCCGTCGGCCGACCGCGGTCGGCAGCGAGGCCTCGAAGAAATCGCTGAAGGCCGTCGAGGACCTGCTGGACGGAATCGTGCGCGAAGCACTTAATATCAAATAA
- a CDS encoding class I SAM-dependent methyltransferase: protein MSLPDDARELARSYDLVPYESLPISETHPANLAVQGILFGMAPADPERCRVLELGCAAGGNLIPMAYRLPGSEFLGIELSASQAAAGTALIDRLGLGNARIERADILDLGDLGRFDYVIAHGLYSWTPAAVREKLLALCGEVLSPHGIAYVSYNTLPGWRERAMLRDMLLYGVREAVGPEERLALACATLDRLDTALRDETDPAASRLSGEIARLRVKHPSYLYHEYLAEVNEPVLFSTFMSQAAAHGLQYLCEVELHTMFADSLGKAGAALIDRFDDLLEQEQYMDFLRRRTFCQTLLCRDERALARELDLERFRDCAFYARLLPREPVVHDGGQAHGTLDGGTCLVRHPLTRAALAVLAEGYPDAVDFGTLAREARHRAAGAPSAGETDHLLGELVGLYLRQFTGLRMAPERFARPRADRPRATALALAQADAGLGHLATVRHMPLGLDAFAVRLVTYLDGSRTRAELVDRMTGDIVEGRLSVGAPLPDEEALRRAVAENCGHLLAEFARHGVLADPR from the coding sequence ATGTCCCTGCCCGACGACGCCCGCGAGCTCGCACGGAGCTACGACCTCGTTCCTTACGAGAGCCTCCCGATCAGCGAGACCCATCCGGCGAACCTCGCCGTGCAGGGCATTCTCTTTGGCATGGCGCCTGCCGACCCCGAGCGTTGTCGCGTGCTCGAGCTCGGCTGCGCCGCGGGCGGGAACCTGATTCCGATGGCGTACCGGCTGCCGGGGAGCGAGTTCCTCGGCATCGAGCTCTCTGCCTCGCAGGCTGCCGCCGGAACCGCGCTCATCGACAGGCTCGGCCTCGGCAACGCGCGTATCGAACGGGCCGACATCCTCGACCTCGGCGACCTCGGCCGTTTCGACTACGTCATCGCGCACGGCCTGTACTCCTGGACGCCGGCCGCCGTGCGGGAGAAGCTGCTTGCGCTTTGCGGCGAAGTGCTGTCGCCGCACGGGATCGCCTACGTGAGTTACAACACGCTCCCCGGCTGGCGCGAGCGGGCGATGCTGCGCGACATGCTGCTCTACGGGGTGCGCGAGGCGGTCGGGCCCGAAGAGCGGCTCGCACTTGCCTGCGCCACGCTCGATCGGCTCGACACCGCGTTGCGCGACGAGACGGACCCGGCGGCAAGTCGGCTGAGCGGGGAAATCGCGCGACTGCGCGTCAAGCATCCGAGCTATCTGTATCACGAGTATCTCGCCGAGGTGAACGAGCCGGTCCTGTTCAGTACGTTCATGTCGCAGGCGGCGGCTCACGGGCTGCAGTACCTGTGCGAGGTCGAGCTGCACACGATGTTCGCCGATTCGCTGGGGAAGGCGGGGGCGGCGCTCATCGACCGCTTCGACGACCTGCTCGAGCAGGAGCAGTACATGGACTTCCTGCGGCGGCGCACCTTCTGTCAGACCCTGCTCTGCCGCGACGAGCGCGCCCTCGCGCGCGAGCTGGATCTCGAGCGTTTCCGGGACTGCGCGTTCTACGCGCGGCTGCTCCCGCGCGAGCCGGTCGTTCACGACGGCGGACAGGCCCACGGCACGCTCGACGGAGGAACCTGCCTCGTCCGGCATCCGCTGACCCGCGCGGCGCTCGCGGTGCTCGCCGAAGGTTACCCGGACGCCGTCGACTTCGGGACGCTGGCGCGCGAGGCGCGGCATCGTGCGGCGGGCGCGCCGAGCGCGGGAGAGACCGATCATCTCCTCGGCGAGCTGGTCGGGCTCTATCTGCGCCAGTTCACGGGATTGAGGATGGCGCCCGAGCGCTTCGCGCGTCCGCGCGCCGACCGGCCGAGGGCGACCGCGTTGGCGCTTGCGCAGGCGGACGCCGGTCTCGGGCACCTCGCCACCGTGCGGCACATGCCGCTCGGCCTCGACGCCTTTGCGGTGCGGCTCGTCACGTACCTCGATGGTTCGAGGACGCGAGCCGAGCTCGTGGACCGGATGACGGGCGACATCGTGGAAGGGCGGCTGAGCGTCGGGGCGCCCCTTCCCGACGAGGAAGCGCTGCGGCGGGCGGTAGCGGAGAACTGCGGGCACCTGCTGGCGGAATTCGCCCGCCACGGGGTCCTCGCAGACCCACGCTAG
- a CDS encoding retropepsin-like aspartic protease family protein, protein MRKIVASGTFWRNRVRLAAAIAFLLAAPHVGAVERVTLQALFKDKAILVIDGARRVLSAGEESPEGVKLIETDTRTERAEIELAGKRQTLTLGVVLGSFAPTGRESVTLFAEPDGHFHADGTINGMPVRFLVDTGATTIALSGAEASRLGIDYRKRGQAGYASTASGVVRMYAVKLDSVQLGPITMYGVDAGVLEGTFPREALLGMSFLSRLDMKRDGQRLELTQRY, encoded by the coding sequence ATGCGGAAAATTGTAGCGTCGGGCACGTTCTGGCGGAATCGCGTGCGGCTCGCCGCCGCGATCGCGTTTCTGCTCGCCGCGCCCCATGTTGGGGCGGTGGAACGCGTGACGTTGCAGGCCCTCTTCAAGGACAAGGCGATCCTCGTGATCGACGGAGCCCGACGCGTGCTGAGCGCCGGGGAGGAAAGTCCGGAGGGCGTGAAACTGATCGAAACCGACACACGGACGGAACGCGCCGAGATCGAGCTCGCGGGAAAGCGACAGACCCTTACGCTCGGGGTCGTGCTCGGAAGCTTTGCCCCGACAGGGCGCGAGTCCGTGACGCTCTTTGCCGAGCCGGACGGCCATTTCCACGCCGACGGAACGATCAACGGGATGCCCGTGCGCTTTCTGGTGGACACCGGGGCGACGACGATCGCGCTGTCCGGGGCGGAGGCGTCGCGACTCGGCATCGATTACCGCAAGCGCGGGCAGGCCGGCTACGCGAGCACGGCGAGCGGGGTGGTGCGGATGTACGCCGTCAAGCTCGATTCGGTCCAGCTCGGGCCGATCACGATGTACGGCGTGGACGCCGGCGTGCTGGAAGGCACCTTTCCCCGGGAGGCTCTGCTCGGCATGTCCTTCCTGAGCCGCCTCGACATGAAGCGCGACGGCCAGCGCCTGGAGCTCACTCAGCGTTACTGA
- a CDS encoding sodium:solute symporter family protein translates to MNAILLGVLGYVLVQLLIGVALSRRIKNEADYLLAGRSLGLGIGTFTIFATWFGAETVVGAAGSIYAEGLSGGAADPFGYGACLILMGLFFAAPLWRRGLTTFADLFRQRYSANVERLAVILLVPTSIMWGAAQIRAFGQVIAAVSTFDVEIAITVAAGVVIVYTVYGGLLADAYTDVIQGLALVAGLIVLFVVILDETGGMTQAASTIEPRRLNPFAGASALAVVEQWAIPICGSVLSQELVARVLATRSPQVARRAALLGGGIYLSVGMIPVFIGLVGVSLLPGLDEPEQLLARLAQQYLHTALYVMFAGAIISAILSTVDSALLAASALMSHNLVVPLAPAISEAAKVRVARAGVMVFGLIAYVLALYAEGVYALVEEASAFGSAGVFVAALFALFTPFGGAKSATAALLAGVASWVLGAYVLELDVPYLVSLAAALLSYVTVAVLEGAGAKRPESETKEA, encoded by the coding sequence GTGAACGCGATTCTCCTCGGCGTCCTCGGCTATGTCCTGGTCCAGCTCCTGATCGGGGTGGCGCTTTCGCGCCGCATCAAGAACGAGGCCGACTACCTCCTCGCCGGCCGCAGCCTCGGGCTCGGCATCGGGACCTTCACCATATTCGCGACCTGGTTCGGCGCCGAAACCGTCGTCGGTGCGGCGGGATCGATCTACGCGGAGGGGCTTTCCGGCGGCGCCGCCGACCCGTTCGGCTACGGCGCGTGCCTGATCCTGATGGGACTCTTCTTCGCCGCGCCGCTGTGGCGCCGGGGACTCACCACGTTCGCCGACCTGTTCCGGCAGCGCTACTCGGCGAACGTCGAGCGCCTGGCCGTGATCCTGCTCGTGCCGACATCGATCATGTGGGGCGCGGCGCAGATCCGCGCCTTCGGCCAGGTGATCGCCGCCGTCTCCACGTTCGACGTGGAGATCGCGATCACGGTGGCCGCCGGGGTCGTCATCGTCTACACGGTCTACGGCGGCCTGCTGGCCGACGCCTACACCGACGTGATCCAGGGGCTCGCGCTCGTTGCGGGCCTGATCGTGCTCTTTGTCGTGATCCTGGACGAGACGGGCGGGATGACGCAGGCGGCGAGCACGATCGAGCCCCGGCGGCTCAACCCGTTCGCCGGCGCCTCGGCCCTTGCCGTGGTCGAGCAGTGGGCCATCCCGATCTGCGGCTCGGTGCTCTCGCAGGAGCTCGTCGCGCGCGTGCTCGCCACGCGCTCCCCGCAAGTCGCCCGCCGCGCGGCGCTGCTCGGCGGCGGAATTTATCTCTCGGTCGGCATGATCCCCGTGTTCATCGGGCTCGTCGGGGTGTCGCTCCTGCCCGGCCTCGACGAACCCGAGCAGCTGCTCGCAAGGCTCGCGCAGCAGTATCTCCATACCGCGCTCTACGTCATGTTCGCGGGCGCGATCATTTCCGCGATTCTGTCGACGGTGGACAGCGCGCTCCTCGCGGCCTCGGCCCTGATGTCCCACAACCTCGTGGTGCCGCTCGCGCCGGCGATCAGCGAGGCGGCGAAGGTGCGCGTGGCGCGGGCCGGCGTCATGGTCTTCGGTCTGATCGCCTACGTGCTCGCCCTCTACGCCGAAGGCGTGTATGCGCTCGTCGAGGAGGCCTCCGCGTTCGGCAGCGCCGGCGTATTCGTCGCCGCGCTCTTCGCCCTGTTCACCCCGTTCGGAGGCGCGAAGAGCGCGACGGCCGCGCTGCTCGCCGGCGTCGCGAGCTGGGTGCTCGGCGCCTACGTGCTCGAGCTCGACGTCCCGTATCTCGTCTCGCTTGCCGCGGCGCTGTTGAGCTACGTCACGGTCGCCGTGCTCGAGGGAGCAGGGGCGAAACGGCCGGAGAGCGAAACGAAAGAGGCCTGA
- a CDS encoding ROK family protein → MYRIGIDLGGTKTEGIVLDDAGRELARERRPTPAAAGYDAILGDVVSLVRDLEARCGPCSVGVGTPGAISAQTGRLKNSNTICLNGQPILADLERLLARPVRVANDANCFALSEALDGAARGARVVFGVILGTGVGGGIVIDGRPIEGLQRIAGEWGHNVLEPDGPPCYCGKRGCVETFLSGPGLTRDYASHGGEPDVPATRIVARAGAGEAAARAALERYHDRFGRALSVVVNILDPDAVVLGGGMSNIDSLYTAGRARLGCYVFSAHGTENPPEGKRGEALRTPILRHVHGDSSGVRGAALLWSARK, encoded by the coding sequence ATGTACCGTATCGGCATCGACCTCGGCGGAACGAAAACCGAAGGCATCGTCCTCGACGACGCCGGCCGCGAGCTCGCCCGGGAGCGGCGGCCCACGCCCGCGGCGGCGGGATACGATGCCATTCTCGGTGACGTCGTCTCGCTCGTGCGCGATCTGGAGGCCCGGTGCGGCCCGTGCTCGGTCGGCGTCGGCACGCCCGGGGCGATCTCGGCGCAGACCGGGCGTCTCAAGAATTCGAACACCATCTGCCTGAACGGTCAGCCCATTCTGGCCGACCTCGAGCGCCTGCTCGCCCGGCCGGTGCGCGTCGCGAACGACGCCAACTGCTTCGCGCTCTCCGAGGCGCTCGACGGAGCCGCGCGCGGAGCGCGCGTCGTCTTCGGCGTGATCCTCGGCACGGGGGTCGGGGGTGGCATCGTGATCGACGGCCGTCCGATCGAAGGCCTGCAGCGCATCGCCGGCGAGTGGGGGCACAACGTGCTCGAGCCCGACGGCCCGCCGTGTTACTGCGGCAAGCGCGGCTGCGTGGAGACTTTCCTTTCGGGTCCGGGCTTGACGCGCGATTACGCGTCGCACGGCGGGGAGCCGGACGTTCCCGCGACGCGTATCGTCGCGCGGGCCGGGGCCGGTGAGGCGGCAGCGCGCGCCGCGCTGGAACGCTACCACGATCGCTTCGGGCGGGCGCTCTCCGTCGTGGTCAACATCCTCGACCCGGACGCGGTGGTGCTCGGCGGCGGGATGTCGAACATCGACTCGCTCTATACGGCCGGTCGCGCTCGCCTGGGGTGCTACGTCTTCTCCGCGCACGGCACGGAAAACCCGCCGGAGGGGAAACGCGGCGAAGCGCTGCGCACCCCGATCCTGCGGCACGTTCACGGCGACAGCTCCGGCGTGCGCGGCGCGGCACTGCTCTGGTCAGCGCGGAAGTGA
- a CDS encoding EAL domain-containing protein — translation MGADPSPSAVALIAWLAFALAVALGASVYALARLRTRLKAKEAILARAEAEWRYALDFADEALYLIDLDDNLVRGNEAFFRYIGQRPEEAIGRNVVELVHGGREETPCPVCQARRDRRDAVFVKEATDPWNKLHKPIEIIVRILRDADGAPIGVLQAIRDLSRQREADQALRESEIRYRNLSQAAFEGIAIHDKGVILDANQALADMLGYPLDEIIGAHMLELAAPSSRDLVMSRFAATTEQPLEIEVVRRDGTTFVAEVRARAFPYERRELRVVAVRDITELKRAQRALFEEKERLMVTLRSIGEAVIATDVNGRVEYLNPIAERLIGWASENAEGRHLGELFAVLDETGGETLTDLVGQCLARDAIVTSAGAHTLRRADGREYAIEHSAGPIRDRSGRVAGVVLAIRDVTEMRHLARQLSYQASHDALTGLLNRREFEHRLEQALEEAKRGARRHVLCYLDLDQFKVVNDSCGHVAGDQLLRQLAALIKPMIRENDTLARLGGDEFGILLEGCGLERARELAEHVRRAISDFRFVWGDRRFDVGASIGLAEIGKDSASAVEVLSAADAACYVAKDLGRNRVYVHQLDDTALTRHRNEIRWAQRLSNAVQEDRLLLYAQPIVALQDASRPVRYEILVRLVDEGGGLVPPMAFIPAAERYNLMAAVDRWVIGTTLARMRQRDAQGAEPFDCAVNVSGRSLCEPGFLEFVRGEIGSSGIAPSRLSFELTETAAVANFAQAKQFMTELRQLGCRFALDDFGSGLSSFAYLKNLPVDFLKIDGSFVRDMGNDPIDSALVESINQLGHVMGIETIAEYVEHPGVLERLRAMGVDFAQGNVICRPVPLDEALQATLDLPRGVPSVSRGQRGSRKGA, via the coding sequence ATGGGTGCCGACCCGTCTCCCAGCGCAGTCGCGCTGATCGCGTGGCTCGCGTTCGCGCTCGCCGTTGCGCTGGGCGCGAGCGTCTACGCCCTCGCCCGGCTGCGTACGCGCCTCAAGGCCAAGGAGGCGATTCTCGCGCGCGCGGAGGCCGAGTGGCGGTACGCGCTCGATTTCGCGGACGAAGCGCTTTACCTCATCGACCTCGACGACAACCTCGTGCGCGGGAACGAGGCGTTCTTCCGCTACATCGGGCAGCGCCCGGAGGAGGCGATCGGCCGGAACGTGGTCGAACTGGTGCACGGCGGGCGCGAGGAGACGCCCTGCCCGGTATGCCAGGCCCGCCGGGACCGGCGCGACGCCGTGTTCGTGAAAGAGGCCACCGATCCCTGGAACAAGCTGCACAAGCCCATCGAGATCATCGTGCGCATCCTGCGCGACGCCGACGGGGCGCCGATCGGGGTGCTCCAGGCGATCCGGGATCTCTCCCGCCAGAGGGAGGCGGACCAGGCGCTGCGCGAGAGCGAGATCCGCTACCGCAATCTCTCGCAGGCCGCCTTCGAGGGTATCGCGATCCACGACAAGGGGGTGATCCTGGACGCGAACCAGGCGCTCGCCGACATGCTCGGTTACCCGCTCGACGAGATCATCGGGGCGCACATGCTCGAGCTCGCCGCGCCATCGTCGCGTGATCTGGTGATGTCGCGCTTCGCGGCCACGACCGAGCAACCCCTCGAGATCGAGGTCGTCCGCCGCGACGGAACCACCTTCGTCGCCGAGGTTCGGGCGCGGGCGTTTCCCTACGAGCGGCGCGAGCTGCGGGTCGTGGCCGTACGCGACATCACGGAGCTCAAGCGCGCCCAGCGGGCGCTGTTCGAGGAAAAGGAGCGGCTCATGGTCACGCTGCGCTCGATCGGCGAGGCGGTGATCGCGACCGATGTGAACGGCCGCGTCGAGTACCTGAACCCGATCGCCGAGCGGCTGATCGGGTGGGCAAGCGAGAACGCGGAAGGGCGGCATTTGGGCGAACTCTTCGCCGTCCTCGACGAGACGGGCGGTGAGACGCTGACGGATCTCGTCGGGCAATGTCTCGCGCGTGACGCCATCGTGACCTCGGCGGGAGCGCACACGCTGCGCCGTGCCGACGGCCGCGAGTATGCGATCGAGCACTCGGCCGGTCCGATACGCGACCGCAGCGGTCGGGTCGCCGGCGTCGTGCTCGCCATCCGCGACGTCACGGAGATGCGCCACCTCGCGCGGCAGCTCTCCTACCAGGCGTCCCACGATGCACTGACGGGGCTGCTCAACCGCCGCGAGTTCGAACACCGGCTGGAGCAGGCGCTCGAGGAGGCGAAGCGCGGCGCGCGCCGCCACGTGCTGTGTTACCTGGACCTGGACCAGTTCAAGGTGGTGAACGACAGCTGCGGCCACGTGGCCGGGGACCAGTTGCTGCGCCAGCTCGCCGCGCTCATCAAACCGATGATCCGGGAGAACGACACGCTCGCGCGCCTCGGAGGCGACGAGTTCGGCATCCTGCTTGAGGGATGCGGCCTCGAGCGCGCGCGCGAGCTGGCCGAGCACGTGCGCAGGGCGATCAGCGACTTCCGTTTCGTGTGGGGCGACCGTCGCTTCGACGTGGGCGCGTCCATCGGGCTCGCCGAAATCGGCAAGGACAGCGCGAGCGCCGTCGAGGTACTGAGCGCGGCCGATGCCGCCTGCTACGTGGCGAAGGACCTCGGCCGCAATCGCGTGTACGTGCACCAGCTCGACGACACCGCGCTGACCCGGCATCGCAACGAGATCCGGTGGGCACAGCGCCTCTCGAACGCGGTCCAGGAGGACCGCCTGCTGCTCTACGCGCAGCCGATCGTGGCGCTGCAGGACGCGTCGCGACCGGTGCGATATGAAATCCTGGTGCGCCTGGTCGACGAAGGCGGCGGGCTCGTGCCGCCGATGGCGTTCATTCCCGCGGCCGAGCGCTACAACCTCATGGCGGCCGTGGACCGCTGGGTGATCGGAACGACGCTCGCGCGCATGCGGCAGCGCGACGCGCAGGGAGCCGAGCCGTTCGACTGCGCGGTCAACGTGTCGGGCCGCTCGCTGTGCGAGCCCGGCTTTCTCGAGTTCGTCCGAGGCGAAATCGGATCGAGCGGGATCGCGCCGTCGCGCCTGTCGTTCGAGCTCACGGAGACGGCCGCGGTCGCGAACTTCGCCCAGGCCAAGCAGTTCATGACCGAGCTGCGGCAGCTCGGCTGCCGATTCGCGCTCGATGACTTCGGCTCGGGCCTGTCGTCCTTCGCGTACCTCAAGAACCTCCCGGTGGACTTCCTCAAGATCGACGGGAGCTTCGTGCGCGACATGGGTAACGACCCGATCGACAGCGCGCTGGTCGAGTCGATCAACCAGCTCGGGCACGTGATGGGCATCGAGACGATCGCCGAGTACGTCGAGCACCCGGGAGTGCTGGAGCGGCTGCGCGCGATGGGCGTGGACTTCGCCCAGGGCAACGTCATCTGCCGGCCGGTGCCGCTCGACGAAGCGCTGCAGGCGACCCTGGACCTGCCGCGCGGTGTGCCCTCGGTCAGCCGGGGGCAGCGGGGTTCGCGAAAAGGCGCTTGA